The bacterium genome has a segment encoding these proteins:
- a CDS encoding PadR family transcriptional regulator, translating into MEKKKADLLQGTLDMLILKTLALEPIHGYGVAQRIQQISKDVLRVNQGSLYPALRRLERKGWIEAEWRDSENNRRARYYRLTRAGRKQLGAETREWERLADAVARILQTS; encoded by the coding sequence GTGGAAAAAAAGAAAGCGGACCTTTTGCAAGGAACTTTAGACATGCTGATTCTCAAAACGCTGGCTCTGGAGCCGATTCACGGTTATGGGGTTGCGCAACGAATTCAGCAGATATCGAAGGATGTTTTGCGGGTGAATCAGGGCTCGCTGTACCCGGCGTTGCGGCGACTGGAGCGCAAGGGCTGGATTGAGGCTGAGTGGCGCGACTCGGAGAATAACCGTCGGGCGCGTTACTACAGATTGACCAGAGCGGGCCGCAAGCAACTGGGAGCAGAAACGCGCGAGTGGGAAAGGCTTGCAGATGCGGTCGCGCGCATCCTTCAAACATCATGA